The genomic DNA CTGCGCACCGAGTCCGCTGCCACCACGCCCACCGACGCCGGGCCTGACGGCTGGCGCGGCATCGTCACGGACTGGTCGGCCGACCGGGAAGCCTTCAAGGTGCCGTGGGGCAAGGCGATGATGTGGATCTTCCTGCTATCGGACACCTTCATATTCAGCAGCTTCCTGATCGGCTACATGACGGTGCGGATGTCGACCACGGTGCCGTGGCCTGACACTTCCAAAGTGTTCGGGCTCACTGTGGGCGGCGTGGATGTGCCTTTGCTGCTGATCGCCATCATGACGTTCATCCTGATCAGCAGCAGCGGCACCATGGCGATGGCCGTCAACTTTGGCTACCGGCGTAACGCAAAGCGCGCCGCCGCACTGTTGCTGGCGACCGCGCTGCTGGGCGCGAGCTTCGTGTCGATGCAGGCCTTCGAATGGACCAAGCTGATCGTCCATGAAGGTATCCGCCCCTGGGGCAACCCGGTGGGCGCGGCGCAGTTTGGCGCGTGCTTCTTCATGATCACCGGGTTCCACGGCTTTCACGTGAGTTGCGGTGTGATCTATCTGTTGCTGATCGCACGCAAGATCCTGCAGCCGGGGTTCACCGAGCACGGCAACTTCCAGATCGTGGAAATTGCCGGCTTGTACTGGCACTTCGTCGACCTGGTGTGGGTGTTCATCTTTGCGCTGTTTTATTTGTGGTGAGGCAGACCATGGAGCACACCGATTCCGCCCATCGACCCGACGCCGCGCACGGCCAGCAGCATCCGATCGGCATCTACATGAAAATCTGGGGCCTGCTGTTCGTACTGAGCACGATGTCGTACATGGTGGATTACTTTCACGTGCAGGGCCTGCTGCGCTGGGTGCTGATCGTCGTGCTGATGATCGCCAAGGCTGGGCTGATCGTGTCGATTTTCATGCACATGATGTGGGAACGGCTGGCGCTCGTGTACGCCATCCTGACTCCGCCCCTGTGCCTGCTGGTGCTGCTGGTGCTGATGGCTGCCGAAGCCCATCACACCTTCGGCATGCGGGAACTCTTCTTCCATTGACCCCTTCGCCGGGCAATGACGTGCCACATCAGCAACGAATACGAAACGGCCCGACACATGCCGGGCCGTGTTTGTTTCCTGGCTCGCTGAAAATCCCAGCGAAAAACACCTTCAAATCAGGCGTGCTTTTCACTGAAGTCGTTGAGCGGCTCAGGCTGTTTGAGCGGATCGAAGTCGGCCCACCGCCCTTGTTGCCAGTTGCCGGTCGCGCGTTCGATCGCCGCGCCTCCCGCATCGCGCAGCACCCGTGCGGCGTCCGACTGGCTGTCCGGCGACACGTGTACGGCCACCAGCACGCCGCAACCACGGGTTTCTTCGGTGCTGGCTTCACGCGTGCGCATCATCGCGCCGACCAATGAACCGACATACGCACACACCCCGGCCGCGACCAGCGACATGATGAGCGGCGCCGAAAACGCCGCGAAGATCCCGACGCCGATCACGGCGCCAACCGCTGCGCCAATCGCAATGCCCATCTCGGCACCCTTCGGCGACTCCCTCGCATTTGTGTCGTTGCTGATCGAGCCACCGGGCCGAAATCGTGCGTGCTGGCCGGGCGGATTGACGAAAAACAGCGTGACGTCCTCCTCGACGAAACCTGCATTGAAGAGCCGTTGCGCCGCGTCTTCAGCGGCGGGGAATGTCGTAAAGCGTGCTGCGACGATGAGTGACATGTGGCCTCCTTCCATCGTTGACTGCGGTTGCAGACTACGCCGCCCCACCTCACCCGCGCCGAGGCGCAGGTGGGTGCGGTGGCACGCGCCGGGACTATGCCGTGGTGCCGCGATCGGGTTCCATGCCGTCCACTCTGAACAGTCCGCTATGTAACAGTACGCCTTTGCTGCCGTTCTGGGCGATCGCTTCCGCGAAAACCGAACGGATACGATTGCGGCCGTTGTCGAAAGCGGACATGAAGGCGGATTCCATAGCCATTCAGTCCGTTAGCCATGCTACTTAGTCGGCAAAAAATATGCCGCACAGAAGCGCGCGAAAAGCGACGCGCCGTTTACTAGAATGAATTGTCCGAACCAATCGGGAGAGAAATTGTGGAACTTCACATGGATTCCCATCATTTCACACACGGCCGGCCCGACTGGCGGGCAGCCGTGCTGGCAGGCGTCATCGCGGGCGTTGTGTTCCTCGCGCTAGGGGTGATCCTGATGGCGCTGATGACGGGCGCAAGCCTGCTGGAGCCCCCACGCATGGTCGCCGCGATCATTCTGGGACGAGGCGCGTTGCAGTCGCCCCAGGCATTCTCGATTGGCATCGTACTCGCGGCCTTTGCGGTGCATTTTGCCCTTGCCATCGCATTCGCGCTTGTCCTCGGTTGGATCATGACGTCATTCAACCTTGACTCGAGCATGGGGATGGCTTCACTGGCGGGTGGAGCTTTCGCCGCAGCCGTTTACGTGATCAATTTCTACGGCATGACCCAGCTTTTTCCGTGGTTCGCGGAAGCGCGCAACGGGGCCAGCCTGTTCGTTCATATCGTCTTCGGTATCGTGGCGGCAAACCTGTACATGAGACTGGAGCGCAACACATCCCGCAGGATCACGGCGGACGCGGGCGGCCCGTCGTAGTCCGGTGCCCGCCTGGTGTCGGCCGTACCTTGAAA from Paraburkholderia sp. HP33-1 includes the following:
- a CDS encoding cytochrome C oxidase subunit IV family protein gives rise to the protein MEHTDSAHRPDAAHGQQHPIGIYMKIWGLLFVLSTMSYMVDYFHVQGLLRWVLIVVLMIAKAGLIVSIFMHMMWERLALVYAILTPPLCLLVLLVLMAAEAHHTFGMRELFFH
- a CDS encoding heme-copper oxidase subunit III family protein; protein product: MTTPTLRTESAATTPTDAGPDGWRGIVTDWSADREAFKVPWGKAMMWIFLLSDTFIFSSFLIGYMTVRMSTTVPWPDTSKVFGLTVGGVDVPLLLIAIMTFILISSSGTMAMAVNFGYRRNAKRAAALLLATALLGASFVSMQAFEWTKLIVHEGIRPWGNPVGAAQFGACFFMITGFHGFHVSCGVIYLLLIARKILQPGFTEHGNFQIVEIAGLYWHFVDLVWVFIFALFYLW